The following coding sequences lie in one Sorex araneus isolate mSorAra2 chromosome 4, mSorAra2.pri, whole genome shotgun sequence genomic window:
- the MIEF2 gene encoding mitochondrial dynamics protein MID49 isoform X1 produces the protein MVLAPSLCYRRIMAEFFQKRKQRDDEVLGSAVDFLLANARLVLGVGGAAVLGIATLAVKRLIDRATSPRDQEDAKGDTTCLEESWKELSLLKATPRIQLRSPPAALSQSRPSPAPLPPAPAKSRNADTQSATPWSSPAPPCLTLQEKLLVFERGHACIPAAHGALAKQLTGDIALELQTFFKTKFPELPFGALVPSGPLYDGLQAGAADDVRVLVPLVLEPELWKLVPGLDTVARDPRCWAVRRTQLEFSPRGSSPWDRFLVGGYLSSRVLLELLRKALVASVNWPAIGGLLGCLILPSVASEELLLEVQHEYLELTVAVLLAVTSPDVEDRLLLAWPLEGLAGNLWLQDLYPAEAARLRALDDLDSGSRRRLLLLLCAICRRHPSLGRLGRGHLIQVVLHLGEEKVNWAEEALGERFLQALELLISSLEQASLPCHFNPSINLLGSLCEEEIDNVGYALYRGLQAPEELL, from the exons ATGGTCCTTGCACCCTCACTCTGTTACAGGCGGATCATGGCAGAGTTCTTCCAGAAGAGGAAGCAGCGCGATGACGAGGTGCTAGGCAGTGCTGTGGACTTCCTCCTGGCCAACGCACGCctggtgctgggtgtgggtgGTGCTGCCGTGCTGGGCATCGCCACCCTAGCCGTGAAGCGG CTCATCGATAGGGCCACCAGCCCAAGGGACCAGGAGGATGCCAAGGGGGACACTACGTGCCTGGAGGAGAGCTGGAAGGAGCTGAGCCTACTCAAGGCCACACCACGCATACAGCTCCGGTCGCCTCCCGCTGCCCTCAGCCAGTCCCGGCCgagcccagcacccctgcccccagccccag CGAAGTCCCGAAATGCGGACACTCAGAGCGCCACTCCCTGGAGCTCCCCAGCACCTCCGTGCCTGACCCTGCAGGAGAAGCTGCTAGTGTTCGAGAGGGGCCATGCCTGCATCCCTGCGGCCCACGGGGCTCTGGCCAAGCAGCTGACTGGTGACATTGCCCTGGAGCTACAAACCTTCTTCAAGACCAAGTTCCCAGAGCTGCCTTTCGGGGCGCTCGTGCCCAGCGGGCCACTCTATGACGGGCTGCAGGCAGGAGCTGCCGATGACGTGCGTGTCCTGGTGCCTCTGGTGCTGGAGCCAGAGTTGTGGAAGCTGGTGCCCGGCCTGGACACTGTCGCCCGGGACCCTCGCTGCTGGGCGGTCCGCAGGACTCAGCTGGAGTTCAGCCCACGGGGCAGTAGCCCCTGGGACCGCTTCCTGGTGGGCGGCTACCTCTCCTCCCGCGTTCTGCTGGAGCTGCTTCGCAAGGCCTTGGTCGCCTCCGTCAACTGGCCCGCCATTGGGGGCCTCCTCGGGTGCCTGATCCTGCCCAGCGTGGCCTCGGAGGAGCTGCTGCTTGAGGTACAGCACGAGTACCTGGAGCTCACTGTCGCGGTCCTCCTGGCAGTCACCAGCCCTGACGTGGAGGACCGCCTGCTTCTGGCCTGGCCTCTGGAGGGGCTGGCCgggaacctctggctccaggactTGTACCCAGCAGAGGCCGCCAGGCTGCGTGCGCTGGATGATCTCGACAGTGGCAGCcggcggcggctgctgctgctcTTGTGTGCCATCTGCCGCCGTCACCCTTCCCTGGGGAGACTGGGCCGTGGCCACCTGATCCAGGTGGTCCTGCACCTGGGGGAGGAGAAGGTGaactgggcagaggaggccctggGTGAGCGCTTCCTGCAGGCCCTGGAGCTGCTCATCAGCAGCTTGGAGCAGGCCAGCCTGCCCTGCCACTTCAACCCCAGCATCAACCTCCTGGGCAGCCTCTGCGAGGAGGAGATCGACAACGTCGGCTACGCACTGTACCGGGGCCTGCAGGCGCCCGAGGAGCTGCTGTAG
- the MIEF2 gene encoding mitochondrial dynamics protein MID49 isoform X2, whose amino-acid sequence MAEFFQKRKQRDDEVLGSAVDFLLANARLVLGVGGAAVLGIATLAVKRLIDRATSPRDQEDAKGDTTCLEESWKELSLLKATPRIQLRSPPAALSQSRPSPAPLPPAPAKSRNADTQSATPWSSPAPPCLTLQEKLLVFERGHACIPAAHGALAKQLTGDIALELQTFFKTKFPELPFGALVPSGPLYDGLQAGAADDVRVLVPLVLEPELWKLVPGLDTVARDPRCWAVRRTQLEFSPRGSSPWDRFLVGGYLSSRVLLELLRKALVASVNWPAIGGLLGCLILPSVASEELLLEVQHEYLELTVAVLLAVTSPDVEDRLLLAWPLEGLAGNLWLQDLYPAEAARLRALDDLDSGSRRRLLLLLCAICRRHPSLGRLGRGHLIQVVLHLGEEKVNWAEEALGERFLQALELLISSLEQASLPCHFNPSINLLGSLCEEEIDNVGYALYRGLQAPEELL is encoded by the exons ATGGCAGAGTTCTTCCAGAAGAGGAAGCAGCGCGATGACGAGGTGCTAGGCAGTGCTGTGGACTTCCTCCTGGCCAACGCACGCctggtgctgggtgtgggtgGTGCTGCCGTGCTGGGCATCGCCACCCTAGCCGTGAAGCGG CTCATCGATAGGGCCACCAGCCCAAGGGACCAGGAGGATGCCAAGGGGGACACTACGTGCCTGGAGGAGAGCTGGAAGGAGCTGAGCCTACTCAAGGCCACACCACGCATACAGCTCCGGTCGCCTCCCGCTGCCCTCAGCCAGTCCCGGCCgagcccagcacccctgcccccagccccag CGAAGTCCCGAAATGCGGACACTCAGAGCGCCACTCCCTGGAGCTCCCCAGCACCTCCGTGCCTGACCCTGCAGGAGAAGCTGCTAGTGTTCGAGAGGGGCCATGCCTGCATCCCTGCGGCCCACGGGGCTCTGGCCAAGCAGCTGACTGGTGACATTGCCCTGGAGCTACAAACCTTCTTCAAGACCAAGTTCCCAGAGCTGCCTTTCGGGGCGCTCGTGCCCAGCGGGCCACTCTATGACGGGCTGCAGGCAGGAGCTGCCGATGACGTGCGTGTCCTGGTGCCTCTGGTGCTGGAGCCAGAGTTGTGGAAGCTGGTGCCCGGCCTGGACACTGTCGCCCGGGACCCTCGCTGCTGGGCGGTCCGCAGGACTCAGCTGGAGTTCAGCCCACGGGGCAGTAGCCCCTGGGACCGCTTCCTGGTGGGCGGCTACCTCTCCTCCCGCGTTCTGCTGGAGCTGCTTCGCAAGGCCTTGGTCGCCTCCGTCAACTGGCCCGCCATTGGGGGCCTCCTCGGGTGCCTGATCCTGCCCAGCGTGGCCTCGGAGGAGCTGCTGCTTGAGGTACAGCACGAGTACCTGGAGCTCACTGTCGCGGTCCTCCTGGCAGTCACCAGCCCTGACGTGGAGGACCGCCTGCTTCTGGCCTGGCCTCTGGAGGGGCTGGCCgggaacctctggctccaggactTGTACCCAGCAGAGGCCGCCAGGCTGCGTGCGCTGGATGATCTCGACAGTGGCAGCcggcggcggctgctgctgctcTTGTGTGCCATCTGCCGCCGTCACCCTTCCCTGGGGAGACTGGGCCGTGGCCACCTGATCCAGGTGGTCCTGCACCTGGGGGAGGAGAAGGTGaactgggcagaggaggccctggGTGAGCGCTTCCTGCAGGCCCTGGAGCTGCTCATCAGCAGCTTGGAGCAGGCCAGCCTGCCCTGCCACTTCAACCCCAGCATCAACCTCCTGGGCAGCCTCTGCGAGGAGGAGATCGACAACGTCGGCTACGCACTGTACCGGGGCCTGCAGGCGCCCGAGGAGCTGCTGTAG
- the FLII gene encoding protein flightless-1 homolog isoform X1, whose protein sequence is MEATGVLPFVRGVDLSGNDFKGGYFPENVKAMTSLRWLKLNRTGLCYLPEELGALQKLEHLSVSHNHLTTLHGELSSLPSLRAIVARANSLKNSGVPDDIFKLDDLSVLDLSYNQLTECPRELENAKNMLVLNLSHNSIDTIPNQLFINLTDLLYLDLSENQLESLPPQMRRLVHLQTLVLNGNPLLHAQLRQLPALLALQTLHLRNTQRTQSNLPTSLEGLSNLADVDLSCNDLTRVPECLYTLPSLRRLNLSSNQITELSLCIDQWVHVETLNLSRNQLTSLPSAICKLAKLKKLYLNSNKLDFDGLPSGIGKLASLEEFMAANNNLELIPESLCRCTKLRKLVLTKNRLVTLPEAIHFLTEIQILDVRENPNLVMPPKPADHAAEWYNIDFSLQNQLRLAGASPATVAAAAAGSGPKDPLARKMRLRRRKDSAQDDQAKQVLKGMSEVAQEKNKQQEESTDARAPGGKARRWDQGLEKPRLDYSEFFTEDVGQLPGLTIWQIENFVPVLVEEAFHGKFYEADCYIVLKTFLDDSGALNWEIYYWIGGEATLDKKACSAIHAVNLRNYLGAECRTVREEMGDESEEFLQVFDNDISYIEGGTASGFYTVEDTHYVTRMYRVYGKKNIKLEPVPLKGASLDPRFVFLLDRGLDIFVWRGLQATLSSTTKARLFAEKINKNERKGKAEITLLVQGQEPSEFWEALGGEPAEIKKHVPDDFWPPQPKLYKVGLGLGYLELPQINYKLSVEHKLRPKVDLMPGMRLLQSLLDTRCVYILDCWSDVFIWLGRKSPRLVRAAALKLGQELCGMLHRPRHATVSRSLEGTEAQVFKAKFKNWDDVLTVDYTRNAEAVLQGPGLAGKVKRDADKKDQMKADLTALFLPRQPPMPLAEAEQLMEEWNEDLDGMEGFVLEGKKFARLPEEEFGHFYTQDCYVFLCRYWVPVEYEEEEKKEEEEEKARAEGKDAEAAEAEEKQPEEDFQCIVYFWQGREASNMGWLTFTFSLQKKFESLFPGKLEVVRMTQQQENPKFLSHFKRKFIIHRGKRKAAQGTLQPSLYQIRTNGSALCTRCIQISTDSSFLNSEFCFILKVPFESEDNQGIVYAWVGRASDPDEAKLAEDILNTMFDASYSKQVINEGEEPENFFWVGIGAQKPYDDDAEYMKHTRLFRCSNEKGYFAVTEKCSDFCQDDLADDDIMLLDNGQEVYMWVGTQTSQVEIKLSLKACQVYIQHMRSKEHEKPRRLRLVRKGNEQHAFTRCFHAWSTFRKALA, encoded by the exons ATGGAGGCCACCGGGGTGCTGCCGTTCGTGCGCGGCGTGGACCTCAGCGGGAACGACTTTAAG GGCGGCTACTTCCCTGAGAATGTCAAGGCCATGACAAGTCTCCGATGGCTGAAGCTGAATCGCACCGGCCTCTGCTACCTGCCAGAGGAGCTGGGTGCCCTCCAGAAGCTG GAGCACTTGTCTGTGAGCCACAACCACCTGACCACACTTCACGGGGAGCTGTCCAGCCTGCCATCTCTGCGG GCCATTGTTGCCCGAGCCAACAGCCTGAAGAATTCTGGAGTCCCGGATGACATCTTCAAGCTAGATGACCTCTCGGTTCTG GATCTGAGCTACAACCAGCTGACCGAGTGCCCACGGGAGCTGGAGAATGCCAAGAACATGTTGGTACTGAATCTCAGTCACAACAG CATTGACACCATCCCCAACCAGCTGTTCATCAACCTCACCGACCTGCTGTACCTGGACCTCAGCGAGAACCAGCTGGAGAGCCTGCCCCCCCAGATGCGCCGCCTCGTGCACCTGCAGACGCTAGTGCTCAACGGGAACCCCCTGCTGCACGCTCAGCTCCG GCAGCTCCCGGCGCTGCTGGCCCTACAGACCCTGCACCTGCGGAACACCCAGCGCACACAGAGCAACCTGCCCACCAGCCTGGAGGGCCTGAGCAACCTGGCTG ACGTGGACCTGTCATGCAATGACCTGACAAGGGTGCCTGAGTGCCTGtacaccctccccagcctgcgTCGCCTCAACCTTAGCAGCAACCAGATCACGGAGCTGTCGCTGTGCATCGACCAGTGGGTGCACGTGGAGACCTTGAACCTGTCCCGCAACCAGCTCACCTCCTTGCCT TCGGCCATTTGCAAGCTGGCCAAGCTGAAGAAGCTGTACTTGAACTCCAACAAGCTGGACTTTGATGGACTGCCCTCAGGCATCGGCAAGCTGGCCAGCCTGGAGGAGTTCATGGCCGCCAACAACAACCTGGAGCTCATCCCGGAGAGCCTCTGCAG GTGCACAAAGCTGAGGAAACTTGTCTTGACCAAGAACCGCCTGGTGACACTCCCCGAGGCCATCCACTTCCTGACTGAGATTCAG ATCCTGGACGTGAGGGAGAACCCGAACTTGGTCATGCCGCCCAAGCCTGCCGACCACGCCGCTGAGTGGTACAACATCGACTTCTCCCTGCAGAACCAACTGCGGCTGGCAGGGGCCTCACCCGCCACCGTGGCCGCTGCAGCAGCGG GCAGTGGGCCCAAGGACCCTCTGGCGCGGAAAATGCGCCTGCGGAGGCGCAAGGACTCCGCCCAGGATGACCAGGCCAAACAAGTGCTGAAGGGCATGTCAGAAGTGGCCCAGGAGAAGAACAAACAGCAGGAG GAGAGCACCGATGCCCGGGCCCCAGGGGGCAAAGCACGGCGCTGGGACCAGGGCCTGGAGAAGCCACGCCTCGACTACTCAGAGTTCTTCACGGAGGACGTGGGCCAGCTGCCCGGCCTGACCATCTGGCAGATCGAGAATTTTGTGCCAGTGCTGGTGGAGGAAGCTTTCCACGGCAAGTTCTACGAAGCCGACTGCTACATCGTGCTCAAG ACCTTCCTGGATGACAGCGGAGCTCTGAACTGGGAGATCTACTACTGGATCGGTGGGGAGGCCACGCTTGACAAGAAGGCTTGCTCGGCCATCCACGCCGTCAACCTGCGCAACTACCTGGGCGCCGAGTGCCGCACCGTGCGGGAGGAGATGGGGGACGAGAGCGAGGAGTTTCTGCAG GTGTTTGACAACGACATCTCCTATATTGAGGGTGGAACCGCCAGCGGCTTTTACACTGTGGAGGACACACATTATGTCACCAG GATGTACCGCGTCTACGGGAAGAAGAACATCAAGTTGGAGCCTGTGCCTCTCAAGGGGGCCTCCCTAGACCCCAG GTTTGTTTTCCTGCTGGACCGAGGTCTGGACATCTTTGTGTGGCGAGGGCTCCAGGCCACGCTGAGCAGCACCACCAAGGCCAG GCTCTTTGCAGAGAAAATTAATAAGAATGAGCGGAAAGGGAAGGCAGAGATCACACTGCTGGTGCAAGGCCAGGAGCCCTCAGAGTTCTGGGAGGCGCTAGGCGGAGAGCCTGCCGAGATCAAGAAGCACGTGCCCGACGACTTCTGGCCACCCCAGCCCAAGCTGTACAAG GTGGGCCTCGGCCTGGGCTACCTGGAGCTCCCCCAGATCAACTACAAGCTCTCTGTGGAGCATAAGCTGCGGCCCAAGGTGGACCTGATGCCGGGGATGCGGCTG CTGCAGAGTCTGCTGGACACGCGCTGCGTGTATATCCTGGACTGCTGGTCCGATGTGTTCATCTGGCTTGGCCGCAAGTCCCCACGCCTGGTGCGCGCTGCTGCCCTCAAGCTGGGCCAGGAGCTGTGCGGGATGCTGCACCGGCCGCGCCACGCGACTGTCAGCCGCAGCCTTGAGGGCACAGAGGCACAG GTGTTCAAGGCCAAGTTCAAAAATTGGGATGACGTGTTGACTGTGGACTACACGCGAAACGCGGAAGCTGTGCTACAGGGTCCGGGACTCGCCGGGAAGGTGAAGCGTGATGCTGACAAGAAGGATCAGATGAAGGCTGACCTCACGGCGCTCTTCCTGCCCCGGCAGCCCCCTATGCCGCTGGCTGAG GCCGAGCAGCTCATGGAAGAGTGGAATGAGGATCTGGACGGCATGGAGGGCTTCGTGCTCGAGGGCAAGAAGTTTGCGCGGCTGCCCGAGGAGGAGTTCGGCCACTTCTACACGCAGGACTGCTACGTTTTCCTCTGCAG GTACTGGGTTCCCGTGGagtatgaggaggaggagaagaaggaagaggaggaagagaaggccAGGGCTGAGGGCAAGGATGCGGAAGCGGCAGAGGCGGAAGAGAAGCAGCCCGAGGAGGATTTCCAATGCATCGTGTACTTCTGGCAGGGCCGCGAGGCCTCCAACATGGGCTGGCTCACCTTCACCTTCAGCCTGCAGAAGAAGTTCGAGAGTCTTTTCCCGGGCAAACTGGAG GTGGTGCGCATGACGCAGCAGCAGGAGAACCCCAAGTTCCTGTCCCATTTCAAGAGGAAGTTCATCATCCACCGGGGCAAGAGGAAGGCAGCCCAGGGCACCCTGCAGCCAAGCCTCTACCAGATCCGCACCAACGGCAGTGCACTCTGCACCCG gtgCATCCAGATCAGCACTGATTCCAGCTTCCTCAACTCCGAATTCTGCTTCATCCTcaag GTGCCCTTTGAGAGCGAGGACAACCAGGGCATTGTGTATGCATGGGTGGGCCGGGCCTCGGACCCCGACGAGGCCAAGCTGGCAGAGGACATCCTGAACACCATGTTTGACGCCTCCTATAGCAAGCAG GTCATTAACGAAGGAGAGGAGCCCGAGAACTTCTTCTGGGTGGGCATCGGGGCCCAGAAGCCTTATGACGACGACGCTGAGTACATGAAGCATACACGGCTCTTCAG GTGTTCCAATGAGAAGGGCTACTTCGCCGTGACAGAGAAGTGCTCCGACTTCTGCCAAGATGACCTAGCAGATGATGACATCATGTTGCTAGACAATGGCCAGGAG GTGTACATGTGGGTGGGGACCCAGACAAGCCAGGTGGAGATCAAACTGAGTCTGAAAGCCTGCCAG GTCTACATCCAGCACATGAGATCCAAAGAACATGAAAAGCCCCGCCGCCTGCGCCTGGTCCGCAAGGGCAACGAGCAACACGCCTTCACCCGCTGCTTCCATGCCTGGAGCACCTTCCGGAAGGCCCTGGCCTGA
- the FLII gene encoding protein flightless-1 homolog isoform X2 produces MCQAIVARANSLKNSGVPDDIFKLDDLSVLDLSYNQLTECPRELENAKNMLVLNLSHNSIDTIPNQLFINLTDLLYLDLSENQLESLPPQMRRLVHLQTLVLNGNPLLHAQLRQLPALLALQTLHLRNTQRTQSNLPTSLEGLSNLADVDLSCNDLTRVPECLYTLPSLRRLNLSSNQITELSLCIDQWVHVETLNLSRNQLTSLPSAICKLAKLKKLYLNSNKLDFDGLPSGIGKLASLEEFMAANNNLELIPESLCRCTKLRKLVLTKNRLVTLPEAIHFLTEIQILDVRENPNLVMPPKPADHAAEWYNIDFSLQNQLRLAGASPATVAAAAAGSGPKDPLARKMRLRRRKDSAQDDQAKQVLKGMSEVAQEKNKQQEESTDARAPGGKARRWDQGLEKPRLDYSEFFTEDVGQLPGLTIWQIENFVPVLVEEAFHGKFYEADCYIVLKTFLDDSGALNWEIYYWIGGEATLDKKACSAIHAVNLRNYLGAECRTVREEMGDESEEFLQVFDNDISYIEGGTASGFYTVEDTHYVTRMYRVYGKKNIKLEPVPLKGASLDPRFVFLLDRGLDIFVWRGLQATLSSTTKARLFAEKINKNERKGKAEITLLVQGQEPSEFWEALGGEPAEIKKHVPDDFWPPQPKLYKVGLGLGYLELPQINYKLSVEHKLRPKVDLMPGMRLLQSLLDTRCVYILDCWSDVFIWLGRKSPRLVRAAALKLGQELCGMLHRPRHATVSRSLEGTEAQVFKAKFKNWDDVLTVDYTRNAEAVLQGPGLAGKVKRDADKKDQMKADLTALFLPRQPPMPLAEAEQLMEEWNEDLDGMEGFVLEGKKFARLPEEEFGHFYTQDCYVFLCRYWVPVEYEEEEKKEEEEEKARAEGKDAEAAEAEEKQPEEDFQCIVYFWQGREASNMGWLTFTFSLQKKFESLFPGKLEVVRMTQQQENPKFLSHFKRKFIIHRGKRKAAQGTLQPSLYQIRTNGSALCTRCIQISTDSSFLNSEFCFILKVPFESEDNQGIVYAWVGRASDPDEAKLAEDILNTMFDASYSKQVINEGEEPENFFWVGIGAQKPYDDDAEYMKHTRLFRCSNEKGYFAVTEKCSDFCQDDLADDDIMLLDNGQEVYMWVGTQTSQVEIKLSLKACQVYIQHMRSKEHEKPRRLRLVRKGNEQHAFTRCFHAWSTFRKALA; encoded by the exons atgtgccag GCCATTGTTGCCCGAGCCAACAGCCTGAAGAATTCTGGAGTCCCGGATGACATCTTCAAGCTAGATGACCTCTCGGTTCTG GATCTGAGCTACAACCAGCTGACCGAGTGCCCACGGGAGCTGGAGAATGCCAAGAACATGTTGGTACTGAATCTCAGTCACAACAG CATTGACACCATCCCCAACCAGCTGTTCATCAACCTCACCGACCTGCTGTACCTGGACCTCAGCGAGAACCAGCTGGAGAGCCTGCCCCCCCAGATGCGCCGCCTCGTGCACCTGCAGACGCTAGTGCTCAACGGGAACCCCCTGCTGCACGCTCAGCTCCG GCAGCTCCCGGCGCTGCTGGCCCTACAGACCCTGCACCTGCGGAACACCCAGCGCACACAGAGCAACCTGCCCACCAGCCTGGAGGGCCTGAGCAACCTGGCTG ACGTGGACCTGTCATGCAATGACCTGACAAGGGTGCCTGAGTGCCTGtacaccctccccagcctgcgTCGCCTCAACCTTAGCAGCAACCAGATCACGGAGCTGTCGCTGTGCATCGACCAGTGGGTGCACGTGGAGACCTTGAACCTGTCCCGCAACCAGCTCACCTCCTTGCCT TCGGCCATTTGCAAGCTGGCCAAGCTGAAGAAGCTGTACTTGAACTCCAACAAGCTGGACTTTGATGGACTGCCCTCAGGCATCGGCAAGCTGGCCAGCCTGGAGGAGTTCATGGCCGCCAACAACAACCTGGAGCTCATCCCGGAGAGCCTCTGCAG GTGCACAAAGCTGAGGAAACTTGTCTTGACCAAGAACCGCCTGGTGACACTCCCCGAGGCCATCCACTTCCTGACTGAGATTCAG ATCCTGGACGTGAGGGAGAACCCGAACTTGGTCATGCCGCCCAAGCCTGCCGACCACGCCGCTGAGTGGTACAACATCGACTTCTCCCTGCAGAACCAACTGCGGCTGGCAGGGGCCTCACCCGCCACCGTGGCCGCTGCAGCAGCGG GCAGTGGGCCCAAGGACCCTCTGGCGCGGAAAATGCGCCTGCGGAGGCGCAAGGACTCCGCCCAGGATGACCAGGCCAAACAAGTGCTGAAGGGCATGTCAGAAGTGGCCCAGGAGAAGAACAAACAGCAGGAG GAGAGCACCGATGCCCGGGCCCCAGGGGGCAAAGCACGGCGCTGGGACCAGGGCCTGGAGAAGCCACGCCTCGACTACTCAGAGTTCTTCACGGAGGACGTGGGCCAGCTGCCCGGCCTGACCATCTGGCAGATCGAGAATTTTGTGCCAGTGCTGGTGGAGGAAGCTTTCCACGGCAAGTTCTACGAAGCCGACTGCTACATCGTGCTCAAG ACCTTCCTGGATGACAGCGGAGCTCTGAACTGGGAGATCTACTACTGGATCGGTGGGGAGGCCACGCTTGACAAGAAGGCTTGCTCGGCCATCCACGCCGTCAACCTGCGCAACTACCTGGGCGCCGAGTGCCGCACCGTGCGGGAGGAGATGGGGGACGAGAGCGAGGAGTTTCTGCAG GTGTTTGACAACGACATCTCCTATATTGAGGGTGGAACCGCCAGCGGCTTTTACACTGTGGAGGACACACATTATGTCACCAG GATGTACCGCGTCTACGGGAAGAAGAACATCAAGTTGGAGCCTGTGCCTCTCAAGGGGGCCTCCCTAGACCCCAG GTTTGTTTTCCTGCTGGACCGAGGTCTGGACATCTTTGTGTGGCGAGGGCTCCAGGCCACGCTGAGCAGCACCACCAAGGCCAG GCTCTTTGCAGAGAAAATTAATAAGAATGAGCGGAAAGGGAAGGCAGAGATCACACTGCTGGTGCAAGGCCAGGAGCCCTCAGAGTTCTGGGAGGCGCTAGGCGGAGAGCCTGCCGAGATCAAGAAGCACGTGCCCGACGACTTCTGGCCACCCCAGCCCAAGCTGTACAAG GTGGGCCTCGGCCTGGGCTACCTGGAGCTCCCCCAGATCAACTACAAGCTCTCTGTGGAGCATAAGCTGCGGCCCAAGGTGGACCTGATGCCGGGGATGCGGCTG CTGCAGAGTCTGCTGGACACGCGCTGCGTGTATATCCTGGACTGCTGGTCCGATGTGTTCATCTGGCTTGGCCGCAAGTCCCCACGCCTGGTGCGCGCTGCTGCCCTCAAGCTGGGCCAGGAGCTGTGCGGGATGCTGCACCGGCCGCGCCACGCGACTGTCAGCCGCAGCCTTGAGGGCACAGAGGCACAG GTGTTCAAGGCCAAGTTCAAAAATTGGGATGACGTGTTGACTGTGGACTACACGCGAAACGCGGAAGCTGTGCTACAGGGTCCGGGACTCGCCGGGAAGGTGAAGCGTGATGCTGACAAGAAGGATCAGATGAAGGCTGACCTCACGGCGCTCTTCCTGCCCCGGCAGCCCCCTATGCCGCTGGCTGAG GCCGAGCAGCTCATGGAAGAGTGGAATGAGGATCTGGACGGCATGGAGGGCTTCGTGCTCGAGGGCAAGAAGTTTGCGCGGCTGCCCGAGGAGGAGTTCGGCCACTTCTACACGCAGGACTGCTACGTTTTCCTCTGCAG GTACTGGGTTCCCGTGGagtatgaggaggaggagaagaaggaagaggaggaagagaaggccAGGGCTGAGGGCAAGGATGCGGAAGCGGCAGAGGCGGAAGAGAAGCAGCCCGAGGAGGATTTCCAATGCATCGTGTACTTCTGGCAGGGCCGCGAGGCCTCCAACATGGGCTGGCTCACCTTCACCTTCAGCCTGCAGAAGAAGTTCGAGAGTCTTTTCCCGGGCAAACTGGAG GTGGTGCGCATGACGCAGCAGCAGGAGAACCCCAAGTTCCTGTCCCATTTCAAGAGGAAGTTCATCATCCACCGGGGCAAGAGGAAGGCAGCCCAGGGCACCCTGCAGCCAAGCCTCTACCAGATCCGCACCAACGGCAGTGCACTCTGCACCCG gtgCATCCAGATCAGCACTGATTCCAGCTTCCTCAACTCCGAATTCTGCTTCATCCTcaag GTGCCCTTTGAGAGCGAGGACAACCAGGGCATTGTGTATGCATGGGTGGGCCGGGCCTCGGACCCCGACGAGGCCAAGCTGGCAGAGGACATCCTGAACACCATGTTTGACGCCTCCTATAGCAAGCAG GTCATTAACGAAGGAGAGGAGCCCGAGAACTTCTTCTGGGTGGGCATCGGGGCCCAGAAGCCTTATGACGACGACGCTGAGTACATGAAGCATACACGGCTCTTCAG GTGTTCCAATGAGAAGGGCTACTTCGCCGTGACAGAGAAGTGCTCCGACTTCTGCCAAGATGACCTAGCAGATGATGACATCATGTTGCTAGACAATGGCCAGGAG GTGTACATGTGGGTGGGGACCCAGACAAGCCAGGTGGAGATCAAACTGAGTCTGAAAGCCTGCCAG GTCTACATCCAGCACATGAGATCCAAAGAACATGAAAAGCCCCGCCGCCTGCGCCTGGTCCGCAAGGGCAACGAGCAACACGCCTTCACCCGCTGCTTCCATGCCTGGAGCACCTTCCGGAAGGCCCTGGCCTGA